The following are encoded together in the Serratia sp. UGAL515B_01 genome:
- the cysG gene encoding siroheme synthase CysG, which produces MDYLPLFADLKQRPVLVVGGGEVAARKVDLLQRAGAEIRIVAQALSPELENLHQEARVHWLCRAFEPQQLDDVFLVIAATDDNVLNAEVYAEADKRRVLANVVDDQPRCSFIFPSIIDRSPLVVAVSSSGQAPVLARMLREKLEALLPVSIGRMADLAGGFRSKVKQQLSSVGARRRFWEKVFSGRFASLVASDQMVKAQQQLEQDLTTFAQGKEANQGEIALVGAGPGDVGLLTLRGLQVMQQADVVLYDSLVSEETLDLVRRDAERICVGKRAGAHSVIQDETNRLMVALAQQGKKVVRLKGGDPFIFGRGGEELQVAAAAGIPFQVVPGVTAAAGATAYAGIPLTHRDHAQCVTFITGHCRTDSDGLDWVNLARARQTLVIYMGTMKAADISRNLITHGRDANTPVAVISRGTRMDQWVQTGNLQQLDQLAQQAPLPALLVIGEVVALHHQIAWFGHQQQMASAVRPAVVNLA; this is translated from the coding sequence GTGGACTATCTACCTTTATTTGCTGATCTGAAGCAACGCCCGGTGCTGGTTGTTGGTGGCGGTGAAGTGGCTGCACGCAAAGTTGACCTTCTTCAACGTGCCGGAGCTGAAATACGGATAGTTGCGCAGGCACTCTCCCCGGAACTTGAAAACCTTCACCAGGAAGCTCGGGTTCATTGGCTCTGTCGGGCTTTTGAGCCACAGCAACTGGACGACGTCTTTTTGGTTATTGCTGCCACCGATGACAATGTTCTGAATGCAGAGGTGTATGCTGAGGCAGACAAACGCCGCGTGTTGGCTAATGTGGTGGACGATCAGCCTCGCTGTTCCTTTATTTTTCCGTCAATTATCGATCGTTCACCGTTGGTAGTTGCTGTTTCCTCCAGCGGCCAGGCTCCGGTGCTCGCGCGGATGCTGCGCGAAAAGCTGGAGGCATTACTTCCGGTTAGCATTGGGAGGATGGCTGACTTAGCCGGTGGATTCCGCAGTAAGGTGAAGCAGCAACTCTCATCTGTCGGTGCGAGACGCCGTTTCTGGGAGAAAGTGTTCAGTGGTCGTTTTGCCTCGTTGGTAGCCAGTGATCAAATGGTAAAGGCACAGCAGCAATTGGAACAGGATTTAACCACCTTTGCGCAGGGAAAAGAGGCGAACCAAGGCGAAATCGCACTGGTTGGTGCAGGCCCTGGCGATGTCGGTTTGCTGACCTTACGGGGTTTGCAGGTGATGCAGCAGGCTGATGTGGTGCTGTATGACTCTCTGGTGAGTGAAGAAACATTGGATTTGGTTCGCCGTGATGCTGAACGTATCTGCGTGGGCAAACGCGCAGGTGCACACTCTGTGATTCAAGATGAAACCAATCGCCTGATGGTAGCGCTGGCGCAACAAGGCAAAAAGGTGGTTCGGCTTAAGGGTGGTGATCCTTTCATATTCGGCCGTGGTGGCGAGGAACTGCAAGTGGCCGCTGCTGCCGGAATTCCTTTCCAGGTAGTACCAGGAGTGACCGCAGCGGCAGGAGCTACAGCGTATGCCGGTATTCCACTAACGCACCGTGACCATGCACAGTGCGTGACTTTTATTACCGGCCACTGCCGCACGGATAGCGACGGTTTGGACTGGGTAAACCTCGCGCGGGCACGTCAGACATTGGTGATTTATATGGGCACCATGAAAGCGGCCGATATTAGCCGTAATCTCATTACCCATGGTCGTGATGCTAATACGCCGGTGGCTGTTATCAGCCGCGGTACGCGAATGGACCAATGGGTTCAGACAGGTAACTTGCAACAACTCGATCAATTAGCTCAGCAGGCTCCGTTACCGGCGTTATTGGTGATCGGTGAAGTGGTGGCTCTACATCATCAAATCGCCTGGTTTGGGCATCAACAGCAGATGGCGAGTGCAGTGCGCCCGGCCGTCGTGAATTTGGCTTAA
- the cysD gene encoding sulfate adenylyltransferase subunit CysD, with translation MDEKRLTHLQQLEAESIHIIREVAAEFSNPVMLYSIGKDSSVMLHLARKAFYPGTLPFPLLHVDTGWKFSEMYQFRDRTAKEYGFELLIHKNPEGVAMGINPFVHGSAKHTDIMKTEGLKQALSKYGFDAAFGGARRDEEKSRAKERIYSFRDRFHRWDPKNQRPELWHNYNGQINKGESIRVFPLSNWTELDIWQYIFLEKIDIVPLYLAKPRPVVERDGMLLMVDDDRIDLQPDEVINQRMVRFRTLGCWPLTGAVDSEAQTLPEIIEEMLVSTTSERQGRMIDRDQSGSMELKKRQGYF, from the coding sequence ATGGACGAAAAACGACTCACTCATTTGCAGCAATTGGAAGCGGAGAGCATCCATATTATCCGAGAAGTCGCCGCTGAATTTAGCAATCCGGTGATGCTCTATTCCATCGGCAAAGACTCTTCCGTGATGCTGCATCTGGCACGCAAGGCGTTCTACCCAGGCACATTGCCATTTCCGTTGTTGCATGTCGATACTGGCTGGAAATTCAGCGAAATGTATCAATTTCGCGATCGCACGGCCAAAGAGTATGGTTTTGAATTACTGATACATAAAAACCCAGAAGGTGTTGCAATGGGGATTAACCCCTTTGTTCATGGCAGCGCCAAGCACACCGATATCATGAAAACCGAAGGTCTAAAGCAAGCGCTGAGCAAATACGGTTTTGATGCCGCTTTTGGCGGGGCTCGCCGTGATGAAGAAAAATCCCGCGCTAAAGAACGTATCTACTCCTTCCGCGATCGCTTTCATCGTTGGGACCCTAAAAACCAGCGCCCTGAATTGTGGCATAACTATAACGGCCAGATTAACAAAGGCGAAAGCATACGTGTGTTTCCGCTCTCAAACTGGACAGAACTGGATATTTGGCAATACATCTTCCTGGAAAAGATCGACATTGTCCCGTTGTACCTGGCTAAACCGCGCCCTGTGGTTGAGCGTGACGGGATGCTGTTGATGGTGGACGATGATCGTATCGATTTGCAACCAGATGAAGTGATTAACCAACGCATGGTGCGGTTTCGTACCCTAGGCTGCTGGCCATTGACCGGGGCGGTAGATTCTGAGGCGCAGACGCTGCCGGAAATTATTGAAGAAATGCTGGTATCTACAACCAGTGAGCGTCAAGGGCGGATGATCGATCGTGACCAATCTGGTTCTATGGAGTTGAAAAAGCGCCAAGGGTATTTCTAA
- the cysN gene encoding sulfate adenylyltransferase subunit CysN, producing the protein MNKVIAQQIAEQGGVEAYLHAQQHKSLLRFLTCGSVDDGKSTLIGRLLHDTRQIYEDQLSTLHTDSKRIGTQGEKLDLALLVDGLQAEREQGITIDVAYRYFSTEKRKFIIADTPGHEQYTRNMATGASTCDLAILLIDARKGVLDQTRRHSFIATLLGIRHLVVAVNKMDLVDYSETVFERFKQDYLTFAEQLPNDLDIKFVPLSALDGDNVAAQSTKMPWYSGPTLLEVLESVDVKTHRENQPLRFPVQYVNRPNLDFRGYAGTLSSGVVRVGQRIKVLPSGVVSTVARIVTFDGDLQQAGPSEAITLVLKDEVDISRGDLLVEASETLQSAQSALVDVVWMAEQPLLPGQSYDIKIAGKKTRARVESIRHQMEINSLAEHRADVLPLNGIGLVELTFDEPLLLDSYQQNHETGSLIFIDRLSNVTVGAGLVREALYSDKPGVSEDFSAFELELNALVRKHFPHWGVRDLLKGE; encoded by the coding sequence ATGAACAAGGTTATTGCACAACAAATCGCTGAACAGGGTGGAGTAGAGGCTTATCTGCACGCGCAACAGCATAAGAGCTTGCTGCGTTTTTTGACCTGCGGCAGCGTTGATGACGGTAAAAGTACGCTTATTGGCAGGTTGCTGCACGATACCCGCCAGATTTATGAAGACCAGCTATCGACACTCCATACCGACAGTAAACGCATAGGCACTCAAGGCGAGAAACTCGATCTGGCGTTGCTGGTCGATGGTTTGCAGGCAGAGCGAGAGCAGGGCATCACCATCGACGTTGCCTATCGCTATTTCTCGACTGAAAAACGTAAGTTTATTATTGCAGATACGCCGGGGCATGAGCAGTACACCCGTAACATGGCTACCGGTGCCTCCACCTGTGACTTGGCGATCTTGCTGATTGATGCACGTAAAGGTGTGCTGGATCAAACTCGTCGTCATAGCTTTATCGCCACTTTACTTGGCATTCGCCATCTGGTTGTAGCGGTGAATAAAATGGATCTGGTGGATTACAGTGAAACGGTATTTGAACGATTCAAACAGGATTACCTAACGTTTGCTGAGCAATTGCCAAACGACTTGGATATTAAATTTGTCCCACTTTCCGCATTGGATGGCGATAACGTGGCTGCACAGAGTACGAAAATGCCCTGGTACAGCGGCCCAACGTTGCTGGAAGTTCTGGAGAGTGTGGATGTGAAAACGCACAGGGAAAACCAGCCTCTGCGTTTCCCGGTTCAGTATGTCAACCGCCCGAATCTTGATTTTCGTGGCTATGCCGGTACGTTATCCTCTGGCGTTGTTCGTGTTGGGCAGCGGATTAAAGTGTTGCCGTCTGGAGTGGTGTCAACGGTGGCTCGTATTGTGACTTTTGATGGTGATCTGCAGCAAGCGGGGCCTAGTGAGGCAATCACGCTAGTGCTGAAAGATGAAGTAGATATTAGCCGTGGTGATTTGCTGGTAGAGGCTAGTGAAACTTTACAGTCAGCACAGAGTGCCTTGGTTGATGTTGTATGGATGGCTGAGCAGCCGCTATTACCGGGCCAAAGTTATGACATAAAAATCGCGGGTAAGAAAACGCGTGCTCGTGTTGAGAGTATTCGTCATCAGATGGAGATCAACTCATTAGCTGAGCATCGTGCTGATGTTTTGCCATTGAATGGTATCGGATTGGTGGAACTGACCTTCGACGAGCCGCTGCTACTGGATAGCTATCAACAGAATCATGAGACCGGTAGCTTGATCTTTATTGATCGCTTAAGCAACGTAACTGTCGGCGCAGGGCTGGTTCGAGAGGCTTTGTATAGCGATAAACCAGGAGTATCAGAGGATTTCAGTGCGTTTGAACTAGAGCTCAATGCGTTGGTACGCAAACATTTTCCCCATTGGGGAGTACGTGATTTGCTCAAAGGGGAATAA
- the cysC gene encoding adenylyl-sulfate kinase, with protein MRWYANIFPIGEYVICSKGNNSVAKVTLRPDGVDDENVVWHSHAVTRVEREAANGHKGVVLWFTGLSGSGKSTIAGELEQTLYQQGVSTYLLDGDNVRHGLCHDLGFSESDRRENIRRVGEVAKLMLDAGLVVLTAFISPHRAERQMVRDMLDEGQFIEVFVDTPLAICEARDPKGLYKKARAGELRNFTGIDSVYEAPEHPDVCLDGEQLVTNLTAQLLDVLRGRAIIGS; from the coding sequence ATGCGTTGGTACGCAAACATTTTCCCCATTGGGGAGTACGTGATTTGCTCAAAGGGGAATAATAGTGTGGCGAAGGTTACGTTACGCCCGGACGGGGTGGATGATGAAAACGTGGTATGGCATTCGCATGCAGTAACCCGTGTAGAGCGTGAAGCAGCTAATGGCCACAAGGGCGTGGTGCTGTGGTTTACCGGCCTTTCGGGTTCAGGCAAATCGACGATTGCCGGAGAACTGGAACAGACTTTGTATCAGCAGGGTGTGAGTACTTATTTGTTGGATGGGGACAATGTGCGCCATGGCTTATGTCATGATCTGGGATTTTCGGAGAGTGACCGGCGCGAGAACATCCGCAGGGTGGGGGAAGTTGCCAAACTGATGTTGGATGCAGGGTTGGTGGTATTGACAGCGTTTATCTCCCCCCATCGTGCTGAACGGCAAATGGTGAGAGACATGCTCGATGAAGGCCAGTTTATCGAAGTATTTGTCGATACACCGTTGGCAATTTGTGAAGCTAGGGACCCTAAGGGGCTTTACAAGAAAGCACGAGCCGGAGAACTGCGCAATTTTACTGGTATTGACTCGGTTTACGAGGCACCAGAACACCCCGATGTGTGCTTGGATGGTGAACAATTAGTAACAAATTTGACAGCACAATTGTTAGATGTTTTGCGTGGTCGGGCTATTATCGGATCCTGA
- a CDS encoding DUF3561 family protein translates to MQNITPTCFDVQPEEDDPSYSFLGGVSGFVLYWLALLIPFILYGSNTLFFLLYTWPLFLALMPVSVILGVIISVLLHDRLIPTLFVTSASVIFLFWLVFRFLSGW, encoded by the coding sequence ATGCAAAATATCACACCAACATGTTTCGATGTTCAACCTGAGGAAGATGACCCTTCCTACTCGTTTCTCGGTGGGGTTAGCGGCTTTGTGCTCTACTGGCTGGCACTCTTGATCCCCTTCATTCTTTATGGTTCTAATACGTTGTTTTTCCTGCTCTATACGTGGCCACTTTTCCTCGCTTTGATGCCAGTCTCCGTAATTTTAGGCGTTATCATCAGCGTTCTATTGCACGATCGTTTGATTCCTACTCTGTTTGTAACCAGTGCCAGCGTGATTTTCTTGTTTTGGCTAGTATTCAGATTTCTTAGCGGCTGGTAG
- a CDS encoding WbuC family cupin fold metalloprotein: MRLIDKDFINNLYKQAFLSERKRSHHLLHNSHDDKVQRILIALVKGSYVEPHCHKLPHQWEMFSVTEGRIKVCIYGKTGEIINEFFAGPEDRSGLVEFSPDEIHSVECVSDKALMLEIKEGPFDPNFAKSFPQW; this comes from the coding sequence ATGCGATTAATTGATAAAGATTTTATTAATAACCTCTATAAACAAGCTTTTCTTTCAGAACGAAAACGCTCGCATCATCTACTGCACAACTCTCATGATGACAAAGTTCAACGTATACTGATTGCTTTAGTCAAAGGTAGCTACGTTGAGCCTCACTGTCATAAACTTCCACATCAGTGGGAGATGTTTAGCGTCACTGAGGGCCGCATTAAGGTATGCATTTATGGTAAAACAGGTGAGATTATAAATGAGTTCTTTGCTGGCCCAGAAGATCGTAGTGGACTTGTCGAATTTTCTCCAGATGAGATCCACAGTGTCGAATGTGTTTCAGATAAAGCTTTAATGCTTGAAATCAAGGAGGGGCCTTTCGACCCTAATTTTGCTAAATCCTTCCCACAATGGTGA
- a CDS encoding glycosyltransferase family 4 protein codes for MKLALIIDDYLPKSTRVGAKMFHELALELNSQGHCVTVITPCSEQDKDLVIGKFSDVTVWYFKSGPVKNVSKFQRVVNETLLSFKAWKAIHSYVKHDSFDGVIYYSPSIFWGNLVKRIKNRCQCPSYLVLRDFFPQWVIDAGIVKDGSLIEKYFRFFERITYNQANHIGLMSEKNLELFSTKNQHYSCEVLRNWTSISPVFSQHVDYTSIRERLSLQDKIIFFYGGNIGHAQDMANLMRLARNMQNHENAHFLFVGQGDEVELINSLATQWGLKNYSYLPSVKQEEFKSILAEIDVGLFSLSAQHSTHNFPGKLLGYMAESLPILGSVNSGNDLQDLVNNHGAGFIHINGEDEKLVLSAEKLYFDELLRHSMGDNAKQLMIDKFSVKSAVQLITARLKELTEKPHNA; via the coding sequence ATGAAACTTGCCTTGATAATTGATGACTATTTGCCCAAGAGCACTCGAGTTGGTGCAAAAATGTTTCACGAGTTGGCACTTGAGTTAAATTCACAAGGTCACTGCGTAACAGTAATTACGCCCTGTAGTGAACAGGATAAAGATTTAGTTATCGGTAAATTTTCTGATGTCACAGTGTGGTACTTTAAAAGTGGCCCAGTAAAAAATGTTAGCAAGTTCCAACGCGTAGTAAATGAAACATTGTTGTCATTCAAGGCATGGAAGGCCATCCATTCTTATGTCAAGCATGATTCGTTTGACGGGGTGATTTATTATTCACCTTCTATTTTTTGGGGTAACCTTGTTAAACGAATTAAAAATCGGTGTCAATGTCCAAGTTATCTGGTACTAAGAGATTTCTTTCCTCAATGGGTTATTGATGCGGGAATAGTGAAAGATGGTAGTCTAATTGAGAAGTATTTTAGATTTTTCGAGCGTATCACCTACAACCAAGCTAATCATATTGGCTTGATGTCAGAAAAAAATCTAGAACTATTTAGTACCAAAAATCAGCATTATTCATGCGAAGTTTTACGCAACTGGACAAGTATTTCCCCTGTATTTAGCCAACATGTTGATTATACTTCTATCCGAGAACGCCTTAGCCTTCAAGATAAAATTATTTTTTTCTACGGTGGCAACATTGGCCATGCACAAGATATGGCCAACCTAATGCGTTTAGCTAGAAATATGCAAAACCATGAGAATGCCCATTTTCTGTTTGTTGGCCAGGGTGATGAAGTTGAATTGATTAATTCATTAGCGACTCAGTGGGGATTGAAAAACTACTCCTACTTACCATCGGTGAAGCAAGAGGAATTTAAGTCTATCCTCGCAGAAATTGATGTTGGCTTATTCTCGTTATCTGCACAGCACAGCACACATAATTTCCCTGGTAAGTTACTAGGTTATATGGCGGAGTCATTACCTATTCTCGGTAGTGTAAATTCAGGAAATGATTTACAGGACTTGGTAAATAACCATGGCGCGGGATTCATACATATAAACGGTGAGGATGAAAAATTAGTTTTATCTGCTGAGAAACTTTATTTTGATGAGTTATTACGCCACTCCATGGGCGATAATGCCAAGCAACTGATGATTGATAAATTCTCAGTTAAATCTGCCGTACAGCTTATAACTGCCCGTTTAAAGGAACTCACGGAAAAGCCTCATAATGCCTAA
- the wecB gene encoding non-hydrolyzing UDP-N-acetylglucosamine 2-epimerase, with product MKKLKVMSIVGTRPEIIRLSRVLAKLDMHCEHILVHTGQNYDFELNEVFFNDLGVRKPDYFLNAAGKSAAATIGQIIMNVDEVLESVKPEAVLVLGDTNSCISALPAKRRKIPIFHMEAGNRCFDMRVPEEINRRIVDHTADINLTYSDIARDYLLAEGLSPDRVIKTGSPMFEVLTHYMPEIDNSDVLMRLNLRANDYFVVSAHREENVDSPKQLAKLAEILNTIAKKYNLPIIVSTHPRTRNRIDEQGISFHPNIQLLKPLGFHDYNHLQKHARAVLSDSGTITEESSIMNFPALNIREAHERPEGFEEASVMMVGLEVERVLQALSILETQPRGNDRLLRQVYDYSMPNVSDKMVRIIHSYTDYVKRVVWKLY from the coding sequence ATGAAAAAATTAAAAGTAATGTCAATCGTAGGTACTCGTCCTGAGATCATTCGACTATCTCGCGTACTTGCCAAATTAGATATGCACTGTGAACATATACTAGTTCATACTGGGCAGAACTACGATTTTGAACTAAATGAAGTCTTCTTTAATGACCTTGGTGTTCGTAAGCCTGATTACTTTCTGAATGCAGCAGGTAAAAGTGCTGCGGCTACGATCGGCCAGATAATCATGAATGTTGATGAAGTATTAGAGTCAGTAAAACCTGAGGCAGTATTAGTGCTTGGTGATACCAACTCTTGTATTTCAGCATTACCGGCTAAGCGTAGAAAAATTCCTATCTTTCATATGGAAGCGGGTAATCGTTGTTTTGATATGCGCGTACCTGAAGAGATAAATCGTCGTATTGTTGATCATACCGCAGATATTAATTTGACCTACAGCGATATTGCTCGCGACTATTTATTGGCAGAAGGTTTGTCTCCTGACCGCGTGATTAAAACAGGTAGTCCGATGTTCGAGGTATTGACTCATTATATGCCAGAGATTGATAACTCTGATGTATTGATGCGATTAAACCTTAGAGCTAATGATTATTTTGTTGTTAGTGCTCACCGTGAAGAGAATGTCGATTCGCCAAAGCAATTAGCGAAGTTAGCAGAAATATTAAATACTATTGCTAAAAAATATAATCTTCCCATCATAGTATCAACTCATCCACGCACTCGTAATCGAATTGATGAGCAAGGGATTTCTTTCCATCCCAATATTCAATTACTTAAACCACTTGGTTTTCATGATTATAACCACCTACAAAAGCATGCTCGTGCAGTGCTCTCGGATAGTGGAACTATTACCGAAGAATCTTCGATCATGAACTTTCCTGCCCTTAATATCAGAGAAGCTCATGAAAGACCAGAGGGGTTTGAAGAGGCATCGGTAATGATGGTTGGTTTGGAAGTTGAGCGAGTGCTCCAAGCTTTGTCTATTTTAGAAACACAGCCACGCGGTAATGATCGCTTATTGCGTCAAGTTTACGATTATAGTATGCCAAACGTATCAGATAAGATGGTTAGGATCATTCACTCCTATACCGATTATGTTAAGCGAGTGGTTTGGAAACTGTATTAA
- the wbjC gene encoding UDP-2-acetamido-2,6-beta-L-arabino-hexul-4-ose reductase, producing the protein MKILVTGANGFVGKNLCMRLEEAGFSNLIQIDRNSSEAELTSGLQEADFVFHLAGVNRPENIEEFSEGNADLTHKIVEILERMNKRTPIMLSSSTQAAKENAYGISKASAEKYIEGYGIRTGADYFIYRFPNVFGKWCRPNYNSFVATFCHNIASGIDININDPSALVTLIYIDDLCNEMLAILHKKRTGGYLQVLPEYSVTVGEVADLLYTFRDSRQTLVTEEVGTGFTRALYSTWLSYLKPEQFSYTIPSYADARGVFCEMLKTKSSGQFSFFTAHPGITRGGHYHHTKNEKFLVIKGKASFKFEHMITNEKYELTVSSDTYQIVETVPGWTHDVTNIGDEELIVMLWANEIFDREAPDTISRPL; encoded by the coding sequence ATGAAAATTTTAGTGACAGGAGCTAACGGCTTCGTTGGGAAAAATTTATGTATGCGGCTTGAGGAAGCTGGTTTCAGTAACCTTATCCAGATCGATAGAAACTCTTCAGAGGCTGAGCTAACATCTGGTTTACAAGAGGCAGATTTTGTTTTCCACCTCGCAGGTGTAAATCGTCCTGAAAATATTGAAGAATTCTCTGAAGGAAATGCTGACTTAACTCACAAGATCGTAGAGATCCTTGAGAGGATGAATAAGCGTACACCCATTATGCTCAGTTCTTCAACCCAAGCTGCCAAAGAAAACGCTTATGGCATAAGTAAAGCATCAGCCGAGAAATATATCGAAGGTTATGGTATTCGGACTGGGGCTGATTATTTCATTTACCGCTTTCCTAACGTCTTTGGTAAGTGGTGTCGCCCTAATTATAACTCATTCGTTGCCACATTTTGTCACAATATTGCTAGTGGTATTGATATCAATATTAATGACCCATCTGCACTCGTTACTTTGATTTATATTGATGATCTTTGTAATGAGATGTTGGCTATTCTTCACAAAAAAAGAACGGGAGGTTACTTACAAGTATTACCTGAATACTCAGTAACGGTGGGCGAAGTTGCAGACCTTCTCTATACGTTCAGAGATAGCCGCCAGACACTAGTTACAGAAGAAGTCGGCACCGGTTTTACTCGTGCTCTTTATTCAACCTGGTTGAGTTATCTGAAACCCGAGCAGTTTAGTTATACGATCCCCTCATATGCTGATGCCCGTGGTGTTTTTTGTGAAATGCTAAAGACAAAATCATCCGGCCAATTTTCATTCTTTACTGCACACCCTGGTATTACTCGAGGGGGGCATTATCATCATACTAAGAATGAAAAGTTTCTTGTGATAAAGGGCAAAGCGAGTTTTAAATTTGAACATATGATTACAAACGAAAAATATGAGCTGACTGTCTCATCAGACACTTATCAGATTGTCGAAACTGTTCCTGGGTGGACGCACGATGTCACAAATATTGGTGATGAAGAGTTGATCGTTATGCTTTGGGCAAACGAAATTTTTGATCGTGAAGCACCAGACACAATATCGAGACCATTATAA
- a CDS encoding polysaccharide biosynthesis protein has protein sequence MFKNRTLLITGGTGSFGNAVLRRFLDTNIGEIRIFSRDEKKQDDMRKKYNNPKLKFYIGDVRDYSSILNASRGVDFIYHAAALKQVPSCEFHPMEAVKTNVLGTENVLEAAVTNEVKRIVCLSTDKAVYPINAMGISKAMMEKVIVAKSRNVNKDKTVICATRYGNVMASRGSVIPLFADLIKTAQPLTITDPNMTRFMMTLDDAVDLVLYAFEHGDNGDIFVQKAPAATIETLCIALKQLLNVPDHKINIIGTRHGEKLYEALLSREEMVAAEDMGAYFRVPPDLRDLNYGKYVEQGDKRITEVEDYNSHNTERLDVESMKALLLKLPFIRAMTAGEEYELDI, from the coding sequence ATGTTTAAAAACAGGACTCTCCTCATCACTGGTGGCACTGGTTCTTTCGGGAATGCAGTATTGCGTCGTTTTCTCGATACTAATATCGGAGAAATTCGCATATTCAGCCGTGACGAAAAAAAACAAGATGACATGCGGAAAAAATATAATAATCCAAAGCTGAAATTTTATATTGGTGATGTTCGTGATTATTCCAGTATATTAAATGCCTCGCGTGGCGTCGACTTTATCTATCATGCAGCTGCACTAAAACAAGTTCCATCATGCGAATTCCACCCAATGGAAGCAGTGAAAACTAACGTTCTTGGAACTGAAAATGTACTAGAGGCAGCAGTTACTAATGAAGTTAAACGTATTGTTTGTTTAAGCACAGATAAAGCTGTTTACCCTATTAACGCAATGGGGATATCAAAAGCAATGATGGAGAAAGTTATTGTAGCCAAATCAAGAAATGTGAATAAAGATAAAACTGTCATTTGCGCTACTCGATACGGAAATGTGATGGCATCACGTGGCTCCGTAATTCCCTTGTTTGCCGATCTAATTAAAACAGCTCAGCCTCTGACTATTACCGATCCTAACATGACTCGTTTTATGATGACTCTTGACGATGCAGTGGATCTGGTTCTTTATGCTTTTGAGCACGGAGACAATGGTGATATCTTCGTTCAGAAAGCACCGGCTGCAACAATTGAAACTCTCTGTATTGCATTAAAGCAACTGCTCAATGTTCCAGACCACAAGATCAATATAATAGGTACTCGTCATGGAGAAAAATTATACGAAGCACTGCTTAGTCGTGAAGAGATGGTTGCAGCTGAAGACATGGGGGCATATTTCCGTGTTCCACCAGATCTGAGAGACCTTAACTATGGAAAATATGTCGAGCAGGGTGATAAGCGTATTACTGAAGTTGAAGATTATAACTCTCATAATACAGAACGTTTAGATGTTGAGTCGATGAAAGCTCTCTTGCTAAAATTGCCGTTTATCCGAGCAATGACCGCAGGAGAAGAGTACGAGCTGGATATATAA